The Dehalobacter sp. DCM sequence GTGGAATCTCATTGGAACTAATCGAATAATAAGCGTGATGACTTAACGCAAAAGAATAACGCTGAAGAAGATTAACGTGTTAAAAAGGATCTGAATCTCATCATTTGAGAATCTGGTCCTTTTGTTGTGATATTGTCTTAACAGTTTGCTTTAAGAATATTTATAAACACTTTAGCAGCAGCAGACAAGGCACTTTGACTATTTACAATATAACCGCAATAAAAATTGAGCTTATCACTAATTGGAATGGCGATAATTTCTTCGGGGTTTTCGTCCATGCTCTTCCTTAAAGTATATCTATTGGAAAAACCGACAGCGAACCCTTCAGAGATAACTTTATTTCGGGTTGGAATATTATCAGAATCCATAATAACCTTTGGTTCACCATATATATGTTTATTAGCCATAATGTGATTGAGAACGATATTATTCTTAGAATCCATATAAATGACGAGAGGATAATTGAGCAATTCCTTTATAGAAACAGATTTTCTGGAAGCTAAAGGAGAGTCTTTGGATACTAGTGCATAAATGGGATTTGAAAATAATTTATAAAATTTAACGTGATTTTCGGTGCCTAAAAAGTTAGTTTTGCTTTCTTTTTCTAACATAATTAAGCCAACTTCTGAAGCGCCAGTCACCACAGCTTCGATTACTTGTCCGGTATGACCTTCGCGTAAACTTAATTTGATATTGGGGTACATCTTGCATAAAAAAGTAGTTACCTTTGGTAATATATCGATATTAAATGGTGTAGTACTATAAATTGCTAAAGAACCTTCCAATTCGAAGGATTTCGCAGCCGGGTTATCCAGTGTTTGCAGTTTGAGTGCTGAAAGATCGTTAAGATAATGGCTGCTTAACTCCAAATATTTTTGACCAGCCTCGGTAAGGCAGACACCCTTTTTCGTGCGATTCAACAGCTTAAAACCAAGCTCGTTTTCTAAGCGGGCAATCGAACTGCTTATTCCCTGGGGTGAGATGTGTAATACTTTACTGGCCAGAGACATCGATTCTGTTTTAGCCAGTTCCATTAGAATTTCCAAATGATCCGCACGAATTTTAATCACTCCTTAATATGGCGCAGAGGAGAGCACACTTGCATTTAATTTCAAGCTAGGTTAGAGAATATCTTTTCATCTTACGATACACTGTTGATCGACTTATTCCTAATTCTTTTGATACTTTCGAGATGTCATGATTATGTTCTTTAAGTAGTTTTACTAACATTGTTTTTTCGATATTGTGAATTGTTCCAAAGGTATCCATGCCTTCGTTGCTAGAAATCACCGACTGTGGATTGGATTGGCGTATGGCTTGAATGATAATATCCGGCATATGTTCCGGTAATAGAGTTAGGTGGTTGCGGCTTTTAGCTATGGTTAACATGTAGAGGACAACATTCTCGAGTTGACGGACATTACCGGGCCAATCATATTCTTCTAGGATTTGGAGTGCTTTGTTTGAAATAGAAAACGGTTTTATCGCGTTTAGGCGGCAATAATCATCCATGAAGTACGAAACTAATAAACGAATATCGCCTTTGCGATCACGCAGGGGTGGAATATTAATAGGGAACATGGATATGCGATAAAAGAGGTCAGGACGAAAATGGCCTTTTTCCATCAAGTCTTTTAGATCCTGGTTAGTCGCTGTGATTAAATTAAATTCGACTTTGTGGGAGACGTGATCACCAATGCGTGTTATCTGTTTATCTTGAAGTACGCGTAATAAGACGGATTGAAGCTCATAGGGCATATCGCCGATTTCATCCAAAAATAAGGTACCACCGTCAGCCATTTCGATTTTCCCCTTACGGCCTTTTTTGTCGCTTCCGGTAAACGAACCGGCGGTATACCCGAATAACTCACTGCTGATGAGCTCTCGAGGTATTGCCGCACAGTTTATCGCGACAAACGGACCCTCTTTACCCTGATAATTGTGAATTGCTTTGGCGAATAATTCTTTACCGGTACCACTTTCTCCAGTTAAAAGAATATTCCCATTGGAGTTAGCAAAACAAATCGCTTGATCGATTGCATTACGGAAGGCATCGCTTTCCCCGATCAGATTGTGAAAGCTGTCGGCAGGTGGCGGCTCGTTACTTTTAATACTAACTTGGTTCAATTCTTGAACGTCAAAAAAATGAAGAATAGAACAGGGATGACCGTCAACCGTAAACGGACTAATCTGAATAGAATAACGGCATGTTTCTGTTGATAAAAATATGGATTCGGTTATAGTCGATTGGAGCTGCTTTTGAATGGATGTTATTACTTTTGAATTTCTCGGGAGGTAAGTTTTAATATTGTTAGATTGTCCATCTTTAGGCACTGTTGTAAAAAACCGTTGCCCAGATGAATTAACACCGATAATAATCCCGATCGGGTCGACGACAAGGATTGGTGGATCAGCTACAAGCTGTGAAGTGTGTTCCTTCGAAGGGACGAGGAAGTGCTTGCCGGGGGGCGGCAGGATGCTGGTCTGGATTCTGTACGCCAACAGGAGCGCTTGCGTAAATATGTTGGATACTTTTTCTTCAACAGCTTTTCCCCAAAACTGCTCTTTTTCCTCATATGCCAAAGTGAGAACCGCAGCGAGTGAACCGTTAGCATCAAAAATTGGCGTAGAGGCACTGTTCATATTCAGATCACTTTCTAAATAATGTTCCGGTCCAAAAACGATTGAAGGACGTAATGATCTTTTACAAAGTAAATGAGAAGTTAAACCGCTTTTAAGTATCTCTTTTGGTTCATCGCTAAAAAGGAGCTCTTGAACCGAATAGGTTTGAATACCACTTTCAGTCTTGCGAAAAAAGTAAGTATTTTGCCGGTCGTGGATATTAATAAAGATCGGCATATTATTAAATTCTCCAAGGTCAGTCACGGTAGGCAATACAATCTCGGCAAAAGGCATAATATTTTTCATAATGAGATTATCATTCGCAGGATCAGGGGTTTTATCTGAAGGACGCAAACCCATCTTATACGATTCAATCCAGACCTTTTTGATCTCTGCAGATGGGTATTCTGAAGCCATAACAGCATCAAAGTCTTCTTCAAGCAAAGCTTTTTTACAGCGAATAGTACATTCCCACCGTTCCTTGGTCATTGGACTATGGTCAATATTCCAAAAGGTAGTTTGTTGCATATTCGGCGTAATCATTTGTTTCAATGCTTTAACAA is a genomic window containing:
- a CDS encoding sigma-54 interaction domain-containing protein codes for the protein MITPNMQQTTFWNIDHSPMTKERWECTIRCKKALLEEDFDAVMASEYPSAEIKKVWIESYKMGLRPSDKTPDPANDNLIMKNIMPFAEIVLPTVTDLGEFNNMPIFINIHDRQNTYFFRKTESGIQTYSVQELLFSDEPKEILKSGLTSHLLCKRSLRPSIVFGPEHYLESDLNMNSASTPIFDANGSLAAVLTLAYEEKEQFWGKAVEEKVSNIFTQALLLAYRIQTSILPPPGKHFLVPSKEHTSQLVADPPILVVDPIGIIIGVNSSGQRFFTTVPKDGQSNNIKTYLPRNSKVITSIQKQLQSTITESIFLSTETCRYSIQISPFTVDGHPCSILHFFDVQELNQVSIKSNEPPPADSFHNLIGESDAFRNAIDQAICFANSNGNILLTGESGTGKELFAKAIHNYQGKEGPFVAINCAAIPRELISSELFGYTAGSFTGSDKKGRKGKIEMADGGTLFLDEIGDMPYELQSVLLRVLQDKQITRIGDHVSHKVEFNLITATNQDLKDLMEKGHFRPDLFYRISMFPINIPPLRDRKGDIRLLVSYFMDDYCRLNAIKPFSISNKALQILEEYDWPGNVRQLENVVLYMLTIAKSRNHLTLLPEHMPDIIIQAIRQSNPQSVISSNEGMDTFGTIHNIEKTMLVKLLKEHNHDISKVSKELGISRSTVYRKMKRYSLT
- a CDS encoding LysR family transcriptional regulator, coding for MIKIRADHLEILMELAKTESMSLASKVLHISPQGISSSIARLENELGFKLLNRTKKGVCLTEAGQKYLELSSHYLNDLSALKLQTLDNPAAKSFELEGSLAIYSTTPFNIDILPKVTTFLCKMYPNIKLSLREGHTGQVIEAVVTGASEVGLIMLEKESKTNFLGTENHVKFYKLFSNPIYALVSKDSPLASRKSVSIKELLNYPLVIYMDSKNNIVLNHIMANKHIYGEPKVIMDSDNIPTRNKVISEGFAVGFSNRYTLRKSMDENPEEIIAIPISDKLNFYCGYIVNSQSALSAAAKVFINILKANC